The following coding sequences are from one Beggiatoa alba B18LD window:
- a CDS encoding response regulator transcription factor — protein sequence MSNKSTVFIVDDEEAIREAVRWLMESIHYPTECFPSSEAFLEKYQSAQGANQATGCLVLDNNLPGLSGLELLEKIKKGDAPLILPVIMMTGQGDIATAVSAMKSGAFDFIEKPLNEKLLLDRVKQAIAYDTEIRRESMERENVMKKVETLTPREHQVMLKLVEGKSSKVIARELDISHKTVEIHRGRIMEKMDAASVVELVRMIIGTGIVTINQS from the coding sequence ATGAGTAATAAATCTACTGTGTTTATCGTCGATGACGAGGAAGCCATCCGCGAAGCTGTTCGCTGGCTGATGGAATCCATTCATTACCCAACAGAATGTTTTCCTTCGTCGGAGGCATTTTTAGAAAAATATCAATCTGCTCAAGGAGCTAACCAAGCAACAGGCTGCCTTGTTTTAGATAACAACCTGCCTGGTCTCTCTGGCTTAGAATTGTTAGAAAAAATTAAAAAAGGCGACGCGCCCTTAATACTTCCCGTTATTATGATGACAGGACAAGGTGATATTGCGACAGCCGTCAGTGCCATGAAGTCAGGCGCGTTTGATTTTATCGAAAAACCCTTAAATGAAAAATTGCTACTAGATCGCGTTAAACAAGCGATTGCCTACGATACTGAAATTCGTCGCGAATCGATGGAACGCGAAAACGTGATGAAAAAAGTAGAGACACTCACCCCCCGTGAACATCAAGTGATGTTAAAACTGGTAGAAGGCAAATCCAGCAAAGTCATTGCCCGCGAGCTAGACATCAGTCACAAAACAGTAGAAATCCATCGTGGACGTATTATGGAAAAAATGGATGCTGCCAGCGTCGTTGAATTAGTCCGCATGATTATCGGAACAGGAATTGTAACCATTAATCAAAGCTAA
- a CDS encoding arylesterase — protein sequence MMFISRPNNLPIKHFIFILFTGLILLGLQACSSESVPPLSKLKEDAIILAFGDSLTFGTGAKSETESYPVILAQRINRQVINAGISGETTSGGLERLPQVLKEYQPQLMILCLGGNDMLRRMSTRVTHDNLRKMIQIAKEQHIEVVLLGVPEPSVFLSAADFYSDLAKEFNIPYEGDIISEILSDNSLKSDTIHPNAQGYQQMAEAIETLLIKANAIEKR from the coding sequence ATGATGTTTATTTCACGACCCAATAACCTACCTATAAAACATTTTATTTTTATCTTATTTACAGGACTAATTCTATTAGGATTACAAGCTTGTAGTAGCGAAAGTGTTCCCCCCTTATCAAAATTAAAAGAAGATGCAATTATTCTCGCTTTTGGTGACAGCCTAACCTTTGGAACAGGCGCGAAAAGTGAGACAGAAAGCTACCCTGTTATCCTTGCACAACGGATTAATCGCCAAGTGATTAACGCAGGCATTTCTGGTGAAACAACCTCAGGCGGTTTAGAACGCCTTCCCCAAGTTCTCAAAGAATATCAACCACAACTAATGATATTATGCCTCGGTGGTAACGATATGCTTCGCAGAATGAGCACTCGCGTTACCCACGATAACCTGCGCAAAATGATACAAATCGCAAAAGAACAACATATCGAAGTTGTCTTGCTCGGTGTTCCAGAACCTAGTGTTTTTCTCTCTGCTGCTGATTTTTATAGCGATTTAGCCAAAGAGTTTAATATCCCTTATGAAGGCGACATTATCAGCGAAATTCTGTCCGATAACTCACTCAAAAGCGACACCATCCACCCAAACGCACAAGGCTATCAACAAATGGCTGAAGCCATTGAAACACTCTTAATCAAAGCTAATGCCATTGAAAAACGTTAA
- a CDS encoding HD-GYP domain-containing protein, translating into MTIKIKLREVIYALADALDLVGIDEVEHGKRVGYMAVECAKQIGLEQGELDTLFHAALLHDCGVSSSNSLQHLIQDIDWKNVDEHCRRGSELLQGVEPLSHLTPVIRHHHTHWDRLQQTHYITANTAQLSNLIFLMDRVDAIAVAHYGKDILAKKDTIQNIICKYKGTLFAPELIDLFMSVSAKEAFWITLETRHLYRYLREKEVTQDTITIDFQELKQIAGIFANIVDAKSSYTHEHSLGVAQLARLLAYKCHLPFAVCEKVEVAGLLHDLGKLQVPDAILEKPGKLTPEERTVISRHSFETYQILKKITGLEEIAEWAGFHHETPGGHGYPFQLRDKELCLEARIIGVADVFQALAQKRPYREPLSIQDILKILREFAKEGRLDGNLVNLVAENLEECWYAARCYDR; encoded by the coding sequence ATGACAATTAAAATTAAATTAAGAGAAGTAATTTACGCGCTTGCAGACGCTTTAGACCTTGTTGGCATTGATGAAGTGGAACATGGAAAACGTGTGGGCTATATGGCAGTTGAATGCGCAAAACAAATTGGGTTAGAACAAGGTGAACTAGATACCCTGTTTCATGCCGCTTTACTCCACGACTGTGGCGTATCCTCCAGCAACTCACTACAACATCTTATACAAGATATTGATTGGAAAAATGTAGATGAACACTGTCGACGCGGAAGCGAACTTTTACAAGGAGTTGAACCGCTTAGCCATTTAACCCCTGTTATCCGTCACCATCACACCCACTGGGACAGACTACAACAAACCCACTATATCACCGCTAACACCGCCCAACTCAGCAACCTTATTTTTTTAATGGACAGAGTTGATGCCATTGCCGTTGCACACTACGGCAAAGACATTCTTGCAAAAAAAGACACCATACAAAATATTATCTGTAAATACAAAGGTACACTCTTTGCGCCTGAACTTATTGACCTATTTATGAGTGTCTCCGCAAAAGAAGCTTTTTGGATAACCCTAGAAACTCGCCACTTGTATCGCTATTTAAGAGAAAAGGAAGTTACACAAGATACTATTACCATAGACTTTCAAGAGCTAAAACAAATCGCGGGGATTTTTGCCAATATCGTTGATGCAAAAAGTAGCTACACCCATGAACACTCCTTAGGCGTTGCCCAACTTGCCCGCCTACTTGCCTACAAATGCCATCTACCGTTTGCCGTCTGTGAAAAAGTAGAAGTTGCAGGCTTACTGCACGATTTGGGTAAACTACAAGTGCCTGATGCAATTTTAGAAAAACCGGGAAAATTAACCCCTGAAGAGCGCACCGTTATCAGTCGCCACAGTTTTGAAACCTATCAAATTCTAAAAAAGATTACAGGACTCGAAGAAATTGCCGAATGGGCAGGGTTTCACCATGAAACACCAGGCGGACATGGCTACCCTTTTCAATTACGTGATAAAGAACTCTGTTTAGAAGCGCGAATTATTGGTGTTGCTGATGTTTTCCAAGCACTTGCACAAAAACGCCCCTATCGTGAACCACTGTCGATACAAGATATTTTAAAAATATTGCGCGAATTTGCAAAAGAAGGGCGATTAGATGGAAATCTAGTGAATCTCGTTGCCGAAAATTTAGAAGAATGTTGGTATGCTGCCCGCTGTTACGACCGATAA